The following proteins come from a genomic window of Triticum aestivum cultivar Chinese Spring chromosome 6A, IWGSC CS RefSeq v2.1, whole genome shotgun sequence:
- the LOC123129175 gene encoding uncharacterized protein, with product MGVLGAVQWWEEWQLRILVLGSLVIQYILLVSSVARKFPIRSWFRPIIWLAYLGSDAIAIYALATLFNRQRKPQQEDGDGVSSILEVLWAPILLIHLGGQDGITAYNIEDNELWTRHILTSVSQVTVAVYVFCKSWPDSDDTKLLVAAILLFIPGILKCLEKPWALNRASINSLVSSGEPIRRSIHTHKLKIDPLEDFIDKAISPAGPNDHLLTLTDHTRYKLFVDLASPSVDDRIRMLRSFSALDDYRAYRKLQSGISETFQLLYTKEKVFSGFMINRARSTANLYRVMKPSPAGFFFGVLVRAVAVYLPLAAIALFHQSHREAYSEDDVKVTYALLACTTVLEYWVGGLNMNPRTQEKRVWLSKLVKSIYDDMVYQYSLIGLLVRNKEHSSLMSIVGFLRCADFLQQHWHMKSCSSSLSITKLVLQYVKCGWGAPHKRCFQLQEVQ from the coding sequence ATGGGTGTTTTAGGCGCTGTGCAATGGTGGGAGGAGTGGCAGCTGCGGATCCTCGTCCTTGGGAGCCTGGTGATTCAGTACATCCTCCTCGTCTCTTCTGTCGCGCGTAAGTTCCCCATCAGATCCTGGTTTAGACCTATTATCTGGCTTGCATACCTTGGCAGCGATGCCATTGCAATCTATGCGCTCGCCACCCTCTTCAACCGCCAAAGGAAGCCgcagcaggaggatggagacggtGTCAGCAGCATCTTGGAGGTGTTGTGGGCGCCTATCCTCCTGATACACCTCGGTGGACAGGATGGCATAACCGCCTACAACATCGAAGACAACGAGCTATGGACGCGGCACATCCTCACCTCGGTGTCTCAGGTCACCGTGGCCGTCTATGTGTTCTGCAAATCGTGGCCAGACAGCGATGACACGAAATTGCTAGTTGCTGCAATATTGCTCTTCATCCCCGGTATCCTCAAATGCTTAGAGAAGCCCTGGGCTCTCAACAGAGCTAGCATTAACAGCTTGGTGAGCTCCGGTGAGCCTATTCGGAGGTCaatacacacacacaagctcaaGATTGATCCGCTTGAAGATTTCATTGACAAGGCAATCAGTCCTGCCGGGCCCAATGACCACCTTTTAACACTAACAGACCATACTCGGTATAAGTTATTTGTGGACCTTGCATCTCCTTCTGTTGATGATCGGATCAGGATGCTACGGTCCTTCTCAGCACTTGATGACTACCGTGCATATCGTAAGCTGCAGTCTGGCATCTCCGAGACGTTCCAATTACTCTACACCAAAGAAAAGgtgttctccggtttcatgatcaATAGAGCCAGATCCACGGCCAATTTGTACAGAGTAATGAAACCCTCACCAGCTGGTTTCTTTTTCGGGGTACTTGTCCGTGCAGTAGCTGTGTACCTTCCATTGGCAGCCATAGCGCTCTTCCATCAGAGTCACAGAGAAGCTTATAGTGAAGACGATGTCAAGGTTACATATGCCTTGCTCGCATGTACCACTGTCCTGGAGTATTGGGTCGGTGGCCTAAACATGAACCCAAGGACCCAAGAAAAAAGGGTATGGCTGTCAAAACTAGTCAAGTCTATATATGATGATATGGTTTACCAATACAGCCTTATAGGACTGCTTGTCCGCAATAAAGAGCATTCCAGTCTTATGAGCATCGTGGGATTCTTGCGATGCGCCGACTTCCTTCAGCAACATTGGCACATGAAGTCTTGCTCCTCATCCTTGAGCATTACAAAGTTAGTGCTGCAGTATGTGAAATGTGGGTGGGGAGCACCACATAAGAGATGTTTCCAGTTACAGGAAGTTCAATGA
- the LOC123129177 gene encoding uncharacterized protein, whose product MSNYMMYLLFVNPEMLMAGTRRNLFMAAYKELKGIIIQGDKQPPKERELTQGIIAALDDEGVSPPSDDTQQQQGGIIRDAWSIFKVLSSLPEGKMWDVIEGVWVEKLCFSAARCRGYLHAKGLATGVEYLTYVWLLQYYMGMETLSEKLQRVDHHHHHNGGEHGDDPSTPGVSRVTTAREEAVGPSRSSGGAAEEQATGQSAGYHDSDGIVEEIV is encoded by the coding sequence ATGTCCAATTACATGATGTATCTACTATTTGTGAATCCTGAGATGCTAATGGCAGGCACTAGAAGGAACCTTTTCATGGCCGCCTACAAAGAACTGAAGGGCATCATTATCCAGGGAGACAAGCAACCTCCCAAGGAAAGAGAGCTTACGCAGGGGATAATCGCTGCGCTGGATGATGAAGGAGTATCTCCACCTTCAGATGATACCCAGCAGCAACAGGGGGGCATTATCCGTGACGCTTGGAGTATTTTCAAAGTGCTGTCGAGTCTGCCTGAAGGGAAGATGTGGGATGTGATCGAAGGCGTGTGGGTGGAGAAGTTGTGCTTCTCTGCCGCTAGATGCAGAGGATACCTGCATGCCAAGGGTCTGGCCACGGGTGTGGAGTACCTGACCTATGTTTGGCTGCTGCAGTACTACATGGGGATGGAGACTTTGTCAGAAAAACTGCAGAGGGtggatcatcatcaccatcacaaCGGAGGAGAGCATGGGGATGACCCTTCAACTCCTGGTGTCAGCAGGGTCACGACTGCCCGAGAGGAAGCTGTTGGTCCTTCAAGATCAAGTGGTGGTGCCGCCGAAGAACAAGCCACCGGTCAATCCGCCGGTTACCATGACAGTGATGGCATAGTGGAAGAAATCGTCTGA
- the LOC123129174 gene encoding cysteine-rich receptor-like protein kinase 40, with protein MSRSNLVLFLSSFVCDLATSCITARLPEMNDSQAGELEALEGLLVDPSAKPIKLSYGLLKFVTGNFSNEIGRGGFGVVYQGSLQNGEVAVKKISNVHELSDKTFMDEITCLIKAKHKNIVRFLGYCSDTQGEVMEYNGAYVMAEVQKRLLCFEYAPNGNIRDYLEEKRGENGWHIRYRIIKGICEGLHYLHAQRISHLDLKPENVMLDAGMEAKITDFGLARCLVDGHSIVYTKIIRGTPGYMAPENINTGEISLKSDIYALGIIILKLVTGCNVIDFDNWHELSDLDNPQVKTGCIKIARACIEVDQYKRPTVVEIIRELDEIENMSQYLKDVTGSSTGQETDPRSRLGRRTDTDPPRAQAKEAQTALTTGPSSVKPPPKGIGRNWRRFRGILTRWGVNLSQSRPIPLNSLSKNNGRVERDEQWAAAQRTLHSIQEPEQASNTLFNKNSYHELTEIAEQAKRRAEIARLRELSTLKGHVESVVRLKGLDIDTINQNYTV; from the exons AAATGAATGATAGTCAAGCAGGTGAACTAGAAGCCTTGGAGGGATTATTGGTTGATCCAAGTGCAAAGCCCATCAAGCTATCGTATGGTCTTTTGAAATTCGTCACAGGAAATTTTTCTAACGAAATAGGTCGTGGTGGGTTTGGAGTTGTTTACCAG GGAAGTTTGCAAAATGGGGAGGTTGCTGTAAAGAAGATCTCCAATGTACATGAGCTTTCTGATAAGACATTCATGGATGAGATCACATGTTTAATAAAGGCAAAGCACAAGAATATAGTAAGATTTCTAGGCTATTGTTCAGATACCCAGGGGGAAGTGATGGAATATAATGGGGCCTATGTGATGGCAGAGGTACAAAAAAGGCTGCTTTGTTTTGAGTATGCTCCTAATGGAAACATTCGGGACTATCTTGAAG AGAAACGGGGTGAAAATGGGTGGCATATAAGGTACCGAATAATAAAGGGAATATGTGAGGGTCTGCACTACCTTCATGCACAACGCATCAGTCATTTGGACCTCAAACCTGAGAATGTTATGCTGGATGCTGGTATGGAGGCAAAAATCACGGACTTTGGTCTAGCAAGATGTTTAGTTGATGGCCACTCCATAGTTTATACTAAGATTATCCGGGGAACGCC GGGATATATGGCACCAGAAAACATAAACACGGGAGAAATATCATTAAAGTCAGACATATATGCATTGGGCATTATTATACTAAAGCTAGTAACCGGGTGTAACGTCATCGATTTTGATAAT TGGCATGAATTGTCAGATTTGGACAACCCGCAAGTGAAGACGGGATGTATCAAGATCGCTCGAGCCTGTATCGAAGTTGACCAATATAAAAGACCTACTGTAGTTGAAATAATCCGTGAGTTGGACGAGATAGAGAACATGTCTCAATATTTGAAAGATGTCACGGGTTCTTCCACAGGCCAG GAAACTGATCCAAGGAGTCGTCTTGGCCGACGGACAGACACTGATCCTCCTAGAGCTCAGGCGAAAGAAGCACAA ACTGCTCTCACCACAGGGCCTTCTTCGGTTAAACCCCCTCCCAAGGGGATTGGACGGAATTGGAGGAGATTTCGTGGGATTTTGACTCGTTGGGGAGTCAACCTCTCTCAATCCCGGCCAATCCCCCTCAATTCCTTGTCCAAGAACAACGGCAGAGTGGAGAGGGACGAACAATGGGCTGCCGCACAGAGGACGCTTCATAGCATTCAAGAACCTGAGCAGGCCTCCAACACACTGTTCAATAAGAACAGCTACCATGAGCTCACTGAGATAGCTGAGCAAGCCAAGAGAAGAGCTGAGATTGCAAG GCTGAGAGAGTTGAGCACACTAAAGGGCCACGTTGAGTCGGTCGTGAGGCTTAAGGGGCTCGACATTGACACCATCAACCAGAACTACACAGTGTGA